The following nucleotide sequence is from Thunnus albacares chromosome 15, fThuAlb1.1, whole genome shotgun sequence.
gctgtgtgtttgtttaattcagTGTTTCCACCACTCCCATGCTTTTCAAAGCAAGGTTCCTGTTTTCTTTGCTCATATTCTGtaattaaaaaatggaaaaaagacagTAGTGTTTTTGACTACATATAGGGcattgaacacacacacacacacacacacacacataaacacacacacacacacacacacacataaacacacacacacttggtcGTGTAGTTTAGAGTGAGCTTAGAGATGTTCAGCTGTCATAAATTCAGCAGATTATCACAGAGCTGTCCTCTGGCTGCCAAGGACGCTGAAGGcctctacgtgtgtgtgtgtgtgtgtgtgtgtgtgtgtgtgtgtgtccccttATCTCattttaaagtcacattttacatactgtaaaatTATACAACATTCACTGGTAAAATCAGTGTAGTGTCCTTCTAACAGGTCTCATGTCAGAGTTCATGTTGTGATACGTTCAGCCTGGTGAACAGAAATAGATTCAGTCCTTAGGAAATAGTTGCAGGAGTGTGaaagtgtttctttttataATGTGAACTTCAGGGTGAGTGACTAGATGACTAGATAATGATGTCTGGCAGGACATCAACGCCCTCTGCTGTCCACTGGAGCAGCCAACACTGCAGATTTTGAACTTGACCTCTCAGCACTGACTGCTGGGTAAACAGTAGTTTGGAGGTGTGaatactttattttaatctCTGTGTAAATGCTGGTGGTCAGTGCAAAGCTGTTTTACCTTCATTTTAAGTCTGGCATTACAGTCACTGCTGTCATCAAACTAAACTGTACAGGCTGGTATTTTTGGCAGAGATGTAGGTGACTGTTTGCCACAACCAGTTACAAGAAGTTTCTGTTGCCAATTTTCATTTATCACTTTATCACTGTGTATTTACACCTGCTCAGTTGTTCTTTTAGATTATATACACAAAAAAGGTGTATTAGAGGTTGTTTTGTTAGTCTCAGTTGGCTATATAAAACTGCAATGACTCCAAGAACcctgttatttttaaaaaggctcacAAATGAGGTGTACTTTCTACTTTTGAATTCCCTGCAAACTGTTCAAATACTGCCTTGAAAACACACGCTAAGACTTCATGTGAAGTTCTGTTAGTTATATGTTTCAGAATTGAGTGTCTAACCCAGTTCATGGACGTTTAATGTATGTATTCATCTACTATGGCTCTTTTGTTCAAGGTTTAGttcctgtgcgtgtgtgtgtgtgtgtgtgtgttagtcaggTCAGTCAATAAAACCAATCAACCTTGAATCATCCATTGGCTCCATGTGATGCTGTTATTCCACCTCGACGGCCACACGCACATTCACACAGCATCACCACAGCCAGAGGCAAcctatctatctctctctgtcacacacacatacacacacacacacgcagagttTACCGAGGGCAGGTCAGGCTCAGCTTCACGTTGGGTAGCTGCAACATTACTGACACATTATCACTGAGATCTGGAACTGCTGTAGAAGCAGGATGGAAGTTTGTTAAGATGGATTTACTATTATTTACAATGTCGTAGATATATAAAGGTCCAGGCTTTTCATTATTATCACCGAGTTCAAATGACGTGTGACAACTCACAAAATGGACAGATACACAAAAAAAGTTACAGTACtaaacactttaattttcaagAAGACACTAATAACTTTTCTCCCCAGCAGACAGACATCtcacaaagaaacacagtggaatcaataaataaataagaacaacAAATAGATAAAGGATACAGGAGGGGgaaataatacagaaaaataacaacatcaCAAAGACCAACAGCATCTTACAAACACGGCGGCTGACCAGACAGCTAGCTAGTAGGTACAGAGCCAGAGATTGAACAGAACTGTGGTATGTTGGCTCCACAGTCCTGATCCATTGATGCTGCTGTAATAGGAACACAGATAATATTTGGTATATTGCCCCATTAGTTATTTTACATCTCAGTCAGGACAACTTGGTCATCAAAAATGATTTACGTTTGTATTTTTACCATCTTTAATAGTGCACTCATGTGTTTGCATTGAGCCGACCATCGTTCAGCAGCACAATCTGGACTCTTACAGCGCAGATTACCACACGGCTTCTTCAGCAGAAAGACTGATATCACATACATTAGTGTATGCTACTGCTCAAACACAATATGTTGACTATAGCTCAACATTATGTAGTCTGAAATAGAGTCTATGGAAGCATCGGGACCGATAAACTAAAGACATACTGATTAGTTTGTTTGTGATTCTTAACCTTTAACAGCTAATAGGACAATCTAGCAAAAATATTCAAGTGTTCCTTCATGAATACATTCACCAACTGATCTTAAACATGTTGGCCTTCTTGCCTTTGTGACATTATGAGGGAAGGACAGTGTGAAACATTTACAGCCAACACGAGTTTGTTCTAGAGAAGCAAGACTGTGTACCTTTGACTCTGGCTAGGAACAAACAGCAGGTAGGTAGACTGTGGTATAAAgcatatttcacatttgcatCAAACTGAgtacatttgttgttttttttttaatttcttaaaacacattttttaaaatattgtctgAGTTGTTTATAATCTGCACCACACTCTGGCTGCAGGACATTGATTTGGTCAGTGAGGAGAAACCACCAACTATGTGTTCAGCATTTCTAGTGTTGTAGCTAACAACAAATATCAAGCTGCAGACCGGTTTAACATCACAGGAATGATCAACTGTTGGCAAAACAAAAGAATTTGAAATCTACCCTAAACATAGATTTTATTATGTCCGATCCCAATGTCAAAACTGCAAATCAGAACAAAGCTGCTGACGTTTTTTGCAGTTGCACCTGTGacagttaattgagaaaataacctttGGAATAAATAGTTTTAACTTTTACAGCCAAACAAGCTTGATTTCACAGTGATTgtgacattaaattaatttggtCTGACTGTGGGGGTTTCCctttaacgtgtgtgtgtgtgtgtatttttgctaCATATCAATGAAAAGACAATGTGAGGTTATAGAACACGGAGCTGAAGAAAACCCTCTAACACCGACACTTGTTTAGGATCGTTTTGGATGCGGAATCAGAAATTAACACCACCATGTTACAGATCACTCCACAGTGAAACCTACTCACAAGCTGTGATTTCAGATTTTCAGAAATGTGTTACGGTGTCCAATTTCTAGAATAACATTAAGTGCTTTAAATAGATTTTATGAGCTTTCATTTTATCAAAATTTACCTGCACATCAGcgtttcatttaaaaatcaaaagatGAAAAGTCTCCTATGAAGTTGCGGTGAAGATGTGAGGGTGCTTGTTGATTCCTACTGTATGGAGCAGCTCTGTCCGTTTGCATCTTTGGAGCGCAAACACAGCTTCGGTTTGTAGTTTTCCAGGTAAAGCAGCTGCTTGGAGTTGAACGCTCCGCGCCGCTTCCTGACAACATGAAAGAGACATGATGTTCAGAACAAGAAACAACGGTTTGCAAAGAGAATTAAATATGCGTGAGCGATTGAGAGATTGGACTGAACGTGTCACGTGGGAAACACTGTGCAGTTGGGACTACGATAGAGTAaaagggagaagaagagagttTAGTACTCACAGTCTTATGAAGTGAACAGCATCTTCATACTCCATCCCACACTCAATCAGAGCCAGGGCCACCAACACAGGAGCTCTGGACACACAATCAAGCACACATTTTAGTACTTGCACACGGGTGCTGATGCCTTCTGGCTCGGCTTTCCTCGTTATCAAATTGATGCTAAATTTAACAGAGAATCATGTAACTGGCGTTCAAAGTGGAATGACAGTATCTGGTATTTAGAGCTGTAACGATCAgtagatggacagaaaatgaatcgccaactattttagtaattgactgattgttttaagtaattttttaaagaaaaaaattattctCTGGTTCCGGCTTCTTACATGTGATTatcttctggtttctttagtcctctatgatagtaaactgaatatatttgggttggTTGggacaaacaaagacattttaggttgcatcttgggctttgggaaactgtgatggacatttttaaccatttcatagaccaaacaactaaccagttaatcaagaaaacaatcaacagattaatcgataatgaaaataaccgtTAGCTGCAGCCCCACTGGTATTGTACCATTTTTGAAAATCTAGTAGCACAGGTTTAAACCCTCCAGGCTTAAACAACAGCATATATCACGGCATCTGAAAAGAAtaactttaaaacaaaagttGACTTTGGTGGCTGTTAATTTAACTTGGCAGCACATCCACATTCAGCGTAATACGGTGAATCCTGTGTCTACTGCGTACTAACCGTCCTAATCCAGCAACACAGTGCACAGCCACACAGCAGCCAGGCTCGTCTCTAAACTTTGTCTGCAGCAGGTTCAGCCAATCGTCAACCACCTGATCTGGGGGTGCGGAGCCGTCGTCGAACGGCCAATCCTGGAAAGAAAATCTTTTAATGACTGAGATGTCATCTAAGGCCAAGTCTTAGCGGTGTGAGTCATGATTCACAGATTGCAGTTTTCTCTGTCACTCACCAGGACTTGTATGCCTTCTTGTTCCACTGGTGTCTTGTCATATGTAGCAGCACACACTCTCACCAGGGTGTTAACACCAAATGCCTTCAGATCCtacacatcaaaacacatacattttcacACAACATGCTGCTTTTGCTTCCTCTGTAAgtgaaagaaaatacacataGGAAATGAATCATTAAAAATTGTGCTACCTCTATGAACCTTCCCAGTTGTGCATTGGTAGGGTTGTGCGTGATGAGGAATCTCAGACAGTCATAAGAGATCTCCACTGGAGCTGGTCGGTTCATTTTTAGACCCACAAGAGTTtgttaagaaagaaagaaggatcAGCGAAGGTACTGTGCTTCAAAGAATGGAGTAACAGACAAGATCTTCAAATATGTCAAAGTAAAGGTTCTCTGATTGTTTGAactaaaaaaagcaaaaaaaaaaaatgttttcacaaaaagataaatatgtTAGGTTATAAAATTGAAAACTACTAACTAATGCATCAGTATCATATATGGGCAAAGAATGTAAAAGTATATTACTCTGGTGACACAAAAGTAGTCTgactaaaaaaagacaaaacaaattccTTGGGGAAGaaactggggggaaaaaaatcttttcttggcaattaagaaaaaactaaaattggcttggttaaaaaaacaacgAAAATGTAGCAGATTGGGGGTCAAGGAGACTGGAAAGAATACACCCAAAGTcctgaagaaggaaaaaaaatgaagacagaaaaaaaatatctgtactTCTTTTCTTTCAAATCTGTTAGCCCATTCAGAGAAGACTTGTGCAAGtcagagtagaagaagaaaggagaagcagGAAAGgggaagagcagagaggaagcagagacTCCTGGGATAAAACCAAATCCTCCCCTACTCCCCAGGACAGGTGACAGACTGAAGATTGGCTTGTCTTCATATGGGTTGAACAGGATGGCAGTAAGGACCTGAGAAGAGACAATCAATAGTTTCTTCATCCCTTTATGGTCAGATATACCAGATTTtgcttattttattgtaataaaaaaaaacaaaaacaaaacaaaaacaaaaactgaataaactGTTTTACATGTAAAGATGTTTTATCTATTAACCAATTTTAAATAACAACAGTCATCTTAATTTATTGTATATGCTATGTACATGCTTTTGAATCTGCGTATCCCATTACTTCTTGCTAATTCGTTTTACCTTTATACACATGGTGAACACAGAACATCCTCATAATATCCCTCTGTAAAGACATCATTTGCTTAATGCTAcgcacctgtgtgtgtgaatggcaGTGTTTGCGCCTAGCTGGTGTCTCCTGTTCACTTGTCCACAATAAGCAGCAGGTGCTGGGCTTGGCAAAACTCCCCTCCAAGCCTCGCAAACGCCATACATGTGCAgcctgagagagacagatagagagagagagagagagtgagagagagacaagagtaACGAGTGCAATGGCGTGTGGCTGCGGATGATTTAAACTGTATTAAGAGATGTtactgtgtaaaaatactcactgTGATGTGAGCTGAGGAGATGGTTCATTGAGCGGACACAGGAAAATGTGACGGCTCCGGGATGTAGACACACCATTGATGATGATGCTGCTTTTCTGGGTCCTGGCTGACAACGGCCCGCTAGCTTGCTGCTAACCTGCTGAAGACATGTTAATACTGCTCAGCTACACAACGTTAATAGCATCCTGTGTTAACACTTGAGCTACctgtgtgtaaaaacatttcatgatAGCATTTTACCTTAAATATTCCCGTTAAATATCAGGTAACTAGTGTCACTAAAATGACCTATGCTACCCATAAATATCAGTAAGTTAAATCAGTTATTCTGCGTATGTCTACACTAAAATAACGGCACATTTCAAAGCGGTGTCCTGCTTGCTAAACTGAATCAGAGATAACAGGTTATCTCGTTTTATATCTATGACGTTAATTGCCGACCGTAATAAGCTACGGCGGTACGTAGGTTAGATGATTAACGTTAATAGGTTAACTAATCATTTGATGCCTGTACGTTCAGAAACATCTCGCTACGCTCTTAACGTAAGTTAGTTAGACGGTGTTCTGACGTTTAAATGCCCAACTGTCAGCTAACTCGACGTTACTCGTTGCTAATTTTCAGGTTGAATACAACACATACTATGGCATACCCAGTGTAAGATCGAAAATCTCACTAGACTAATAAACGGCGCCTTAAGTCATTAGAGGCTCCGTCAGCCAGGTCACGAAAAACCAGGTCAACAACCGTGGATAAATGGCAAGCTAACACTTCCAGGCTTTAGGCAGTCACCAGTTTTCAGCCGAATGACAGTGAGGATAGCAGCGTCGTCAGCCCACATAGCGTCAGTTACACATTAGTAACAGTTACTACATCGATGTTAAACATGTACGACTAAAATAACTACTTACAAAACGCAGTAGTATACAAAAAATCCAGTAGCTTCTAATGGCAGAGCTGAAAAGGAGACATGTTGAACAGAGGTGTCGAGTTAGCCACAATAAACGCTACAGCTTCCGCCGAGCGGTTTTCAAAATACAAGCGATTAAAAGATTCTTTGCACTGAACCTTTTACTTTGAAGACATTTCCGGTATTGAACGGACGGTCTCTGATAGAAATCATGCTGCTCTATCATGTATGTTACAACGCATGCCTGTCATGTATGTTGCTTTGACAAGGTGACTGAGTGAGGGGGTTGGTGTGTATTCAGGCATGTAGCTGTCTTCCTTTTTgaagccagtggagtcgccccctgtgggccattagaaagaatgcagatTTAAGTCACTTCCACCTTAGCTTCACATTTCAACACATCACTCTTGAGCATCCTGTGTTGACGTTTTGCCCTCCAAATGTCTTTTATCAAGCATCACTGACAATCCCAACCTTTTCAgacatatttattcattatctTGTATGATGTAAGTCTAAGCGGCAGCAGTTCAACTGTCAGGACGATGGTAATTGCTGCCATCTACTGTTTTGCAGACGGCAAAGTAAATCCACCAGGCTGCACTGAGTGATAAAGTGAATATTTCATACATGTTTGGAAAAGTtactttcattttgaaacaacCACTTTTTTGGAGCTATTAAAATCATACAAGAAACATGg
It contains:
- the LOC122998304 gene encoding protein tyrosine phosphatase type IVA 2-like gives rise to the protein MNRPAPVEISYDCLRFLITHNPTNAQLGRFIEDLKAFGVNTLVRVCAATYDKTPVEQEGIQVLDWPFDDGSAPPDQVVDDWLNLLQTKFRDEPGCCVAVHCVAGLGRAPVLVALALIECGMEYEDAVHFIRLKRRGAFNSKQLLYLENYKPKLCLRSKDANGQSCSIQ